Proteins encoded within one genomic window of Halomonas sp. YLGW01:
- a CDS encoding Gfo/Idh/MocA family oxidoreductase — protein sequence MVTRVGMLGMSDGNGHPFSFSAIINGYSDSGMRHSGWPGIYDYVSRRHGSEFGVGDLRVTHAWTQHDEQTALLCRAASIAHAVSSPTDMLGEVDAIILARDDYVSHLPLAKPFLEAGIPVFIDKPLTLDIDELRWFTPYLESGLLMSCSGMRYAKELDACRAGQINHGEMRLVRGTILNDWVRYGVHLLDAILPMMPSRPISVSALPGEHDSLVVLMEDGVPVHIDALGQVPAMFRVEVMGSQHISSFDITDNFSMFRRTLWAFWRQIVEGRPAIVTTETLDVIRTLIAGKMALQNRKEVSLDGFDDLL from the coding sequence ATGGTCACGCGTGTCGGCATGCTGGGAATGAGTGATGGTAACGGCCATCCGTTCTCTTTCTCCGCGATCATCAATGGTTACTCAGACAGTGGGATGCGGCATTCCGGCTGGCCAGGCATCTATGACTACGTGAGTCGCCGCCATGGGTCGGAATTCGGCGTGGGCGACCTGCGCGTCACCCATGCCTGGACGCAGCACGACGAACAGACGGCGCTACTTTGCAGGGCCGCAAGTATTGCGCATGCTGTTTCGTCACCTACCGATATGCTGGGTGAAGTGGATGCGATAATCCTTGCCCGGGACGATTACGTTTCGCACCTCCCTCTGGCCAAGCCATTTCTGGAAGCCGGTATCCCCGTATTTATCGATAAACCTCTGACACTGGATATCGACGAGTTGCGCTGGTTTACGCCTTATCTGGAGAGTGGGCTGCTGATGTCCTGCTCAGGGATGCGCTATGCCAAGGAACTGGATGCATGCAGAGCAGGGCAGATCAATCACGGTGAGATGAGACTGGTGCGCGGAACCATCCTCAACGATTGGGTGCGCTATGGTGTACATTTACTGGACGCCATCCTGCCGATGATGCCATCTCGCCCGATATCGGTAAGCGCCTTGCCTGGCGAACATGATTCTTTGGTTGTGCTAATGGAAGACGGTGTGCCGGTCCATATAGATGCCCTCGGGCAGGTGCCGGCGATGTTTCGTGTAGAAGTGATGGGTAGTCAGCATATCTCAAGCTTCGATATCACTGACAACTTCTCAATGTTCCGCCGTACGCTATGGGCTTTCTGGCGACAAATCGTCGAAGGGCGTCCGGCGATTGTTACGACAGAGACACTCGATGTCATTCGCACCCTGATCGCTGGAAAAATGGCGTTACAGAACCGAAAGGAGGTGTCACTTGATGGATTCGACGACCTTTTATGA
- a CDS encoding SDR family oxidoreductase: MDSTTFYDLFDLKGRVAIVTGGLGILGQSFCQALAEFGANVVVADLDGESAERYAAELGRDTNVRCIGLPCDVSDEASVEALVTSTLQHFGAIDILHNNAASKSDDLGAFFTPVEEYSLAEWRKIMAVNLDGVFLVSRSVGRRMIEQGRGGSIIHTGSIYGELGSDPRIYEGSEYMGIAINTPPVYAASKAGVSGLARYLATNWAPHGIRVNTLIPGGVQSGQNAAFVDRYSQRVPLARMGQPGDLVGALIFLASDASRYVTGQCLYVDGGLSAW, encoded by the coding sequence ATGGATTCGACGACCTTTTATGACCTGTTCGATCTCAAGGGGCGCGTCGCAATCGTGACCGGAGGGCTTGGTATTCTGGGGCAGAGTTTCTGCCAAGCCCTGGCCGAGTTTGGTGCCAATGTGGTGGTGGCCGATCTGGATGGAGAGTCTGCGGAGCGCTATGCAGCTGAGCTAGGACGGGATACGAACGTGCGTTGTATCGGCCTGCCCTGTGATGTCAGCGACGAGGCTTCGGTGGAGGCACTGGTCACTAGCACTTTGCAGCACTTCGGTGCCATCGACATTCTGCACAATAATGCGGCAAGCAAGTCCGATGATCTCGGGGCATTCTTCACACCGGTAGAAGAATACAGTCTGGCGGAATGGAGAAAGATCATGGCCGTCAATCTGGATGGAGTATTCCTGGTGTCGCGCAGTGTGGGTCGCCGCATGATTGAGCAGGGTAGGGGGGGAAGCATCATCCATACTGGCTCCATCTATGGCGAGTTAGGAAGCGACCCTCGCATTTATGAAGGATCTGAATACATGGGAATCGCCATTAACACGCCGCCTGTCTATGCCGCCTCCAAGGCAGGTGTGTCGGGCCTTGCAAGGTATCTTGCTACTAACTGGGCGCCGCACGGTATTCGGGTCAACACCTTGATTCCTGGTGGAGTCCAAAGCGGTCAGAACGCGGCATTCGTGGATCGTTACTCCCAGCGAGTGCCACTGGCAAGGATGGGGCAGCCCGGTGATCTAGTGGGAGCCCTTATTTTCCTGGCCTCTGATGCCTCGCGATACGTGACTGGTCAGTGCCTGTATGTCGATGGCGGACTCAGCGCCTGGTAG
- a CDS encoding polysaccharide deacetylase family protein, translating into MANNLTIVMYHYVRPLKESHYPELKALELDNFRGQLDFIQHHYTAVTMEDVIAASRGEAMLPEHAILLTFDDGYRDHYEHVFPLLLERGMQGSFFPPACAVREGRVLDVNKIHFTLASRTNPQRLIDEIFAEMDAHRKQYGLLGNAEYFEIFSRESRYDSAKVTFIKRILQKGLPAPMRGPLIDRLFRQFVTQDERDFAAELYMTDTQLRDLLDAGMFIGSHGDQHLWLNTLSGEEQLREVETSLEFMADLGVALQDWVMCYPYGGYNDALLSLLRRKGCALGLTVDVGVADLAITDSLCLPRLDTNDLPNSLDACLAHGEPTIDGRHLEA; encoded by the coding sequence ATGGCGAATAATCTCACCATCGTGATGTATCACTATGTCCGCCCCTTAAAAGAGTCCCACTATCCTGAGCTCAAGGCCCTTGAACTGGACAACTTTCGCGGTCAGCTTGATTTCATACAGCATCACTACACAGCAGTGACTATGGAAGACGTCATCGCTGCGAGCAGGGGCGAGGCCATGCTGCCGGAGCACGCCATCCTGCTGACCTTTGATGACGGTTACCGGGATCACTACGAGCATGTTTTTCCGCTTCTGTTGGAGCGAGGCATGCAAGGAAGTTTCTTTCCCCCGGCTTGTGCGGTGAGGGAAGGGCGAGTGTTAGACGTGAACAAGATTCACTTTACACTTGCCAGTAGAACCAATCCACAGCGGTTGATCGACGAGATCTTTGCTGAAATGGATGCTCACCGTAAACAATATGGTTTGCTCGGTAATGCGGAATACTTTGAGATTTTTTCGAGAGAAAGCCGCTATGACAGTGCCAAGGTGACCTTCATCAAGCGCATCCTGCAGAAGGGGCTGCCGGCGCCGATGCGAGGGCCCTTAATTGACCGGCTTTTTCGTCAATTTGTAACCCAAGATGAGCGTGACTTTGCGGCCGAACTGTACATGACTGATACCCAGCTTCGAGACCTACTTGATGCCGGCATGTTCATTGGCAGTCACGGTGATCAGCATCTGTGGCTGAATACACTTAGTGGCGAAGAACAGCTACGTGAAGTCGAAACCAGTCTGGAATTCATGGCTGACCTTGGTGTTGCGCTACAGGATTGGGTCATGTGTTACCCCTACGGTGGCTATAACGATGCTCTGCTGTCGCTATTGCGGAGAAAGGGCTGTGCACTGGGGCTGACGGTTGATGTCGGTGTGGCAGATCTAGCGATAACAGACTCTCTGTGCCTACCCAGGTTGGACACTAACGACTTACCCAATTCGCTTGACGCCTGCTTAGCACACGGTGAGCCGACCATCGACGGCCGGCATCTCGAGGCATAA
- a CDS encoding DUF4910 domain-containing protein, with protein sequence MTNMMKLLADLTPLNRVVCSSDFDDTIRYMQDILPFREHTYSADNHYNGWVIPNKWDIKTARIGYQGKTIYESSHPMAVMALSIPFSGTVDREELRRHLHYDHRYPDAVPFHFRQLFRSWQRDWGFCVPRTFYDGLEEGDYDVLIETEEAPGTLRVIDYTLEGKSPETIIFAANLDHPGVANDGLSGVAVGVALFEALRRRQEKTNFSYRLVLAPGIIGNEYYLGHLMREEKEHLLEGVMLEMLGSPTELALQYSRHRESNIELAVAESLLSNDCEHHTGEFESELLNDEYIWEAYGIPMASLSRFPYPEYHTDRDNLDLMRSERLEEAVKVLMHAVETLESSSILRKRFSGNICLSNPEYDLYIDPGQVAFGDMPDEQRRRMRLLMDTIPTLTRPTSIHILAGRVGLPLSMVENYLGKWVRHGLLELT encoded by the coding sequence ATGACTAACATGATGAAACTGCTTGCCGACCTGACGCCGCTTAATCGCGTGGTCTGCTCTAGCGACTTTGATGACACCATTCGCTACATGCAGGATATTCTGCCATTTCGTGAACATACCTATTCGGCTGATAATCACTACAACGGTTGGGTGATTCCCAATAAATGGGATATCAAGACCGCAAGAATCGGTTATCAGGGCAAAACGATATACGAAAGCAGTCATCCGATGGCCGTCATGGCTCTCTCTATCCCGTTTAGTGGTACCGTCGATCGTGAGGAACTGCGGCGCCATCTCCATTACGACCACCGTTACCCCGATGCCGTCCCCTTCCACTTCCGGCAACTCTTTCGTAGTTGGCAGAGAGACTGGGGGTTCTGCGTGCCGAGAACCTTCTACGACGGCCTCGAGGAAGGGGACTACGATGTCCTGATCGAGACTGAAGAGGCGCCTGGAACACTGCGGGTGATTGATTACACCCTCGAAGGAAAATCGCCTGAAACCATCATTTTTGCCGCCAATCTGGACCACCCCGGTGTGGCCAACGACGGCCTATCCGGTGTGGCGGTAGGGGTGGCCCTGTTCGAGGCATTGCGCCGGCGACAGGAAAAGACGAACTTCAGCTACCGACTGGTACTGGCACCGGGGATTATCGGCAATGAGTATTATCTTGGCCACCTGATGAGAGAAGAGAAGGAACACTTGCTCGAAGGGGTGATGCTGGAAATGCTAGGTTCACCTACCGAATTGGCCCTGCAGTATTCTCGTCACCGAGAGTCCAATATAGAGTTGGCTGTAGCCGAATCTCTATTATCAAATGATTGCGAACACCATACCGGTGAGTTCGAGAGCGAGCTGCTAAATGACGAGTACATCTGGGAAGCCTATGGCATTCCCATGGCATCCTTGTCACGCTTCCCTTATCCCGAGTATCACACCGATCGCGATAATCTGGATTTAATGCGATCTGAGCGGCTGGAAGAGGCCGTAAAGGTGCTAATGCATGCAGTCGAGACCTTGGAGTCGAGCTCCATCCTCCGCAAGCGTTTCTCAGGGAACATCTGCCTTTCTAATCCCGAGTATGATCTCTACATTGATCCGGGACAGGTCGCCTTTGGCGATATGCCTGACGAGCAGCGCCGTCGCATGCGACTATTGATGGACACGATTCCTACCCTGACTCGGCCTACGAGCATCCATATTCTGGCGGGGCGAGTTGGCTTGCCATTATCGATGGTCGAGAATTATCTCGGAAAATGGGTTCGTCATGGCCTGCTGGAGCTGACCTGA
- a CDS encoding ABC transporter ATP-binding protein, with amino-acid sequence MFNSIKELYSLLNKDQRNKLLVMQIMVVCMSFSELAGVISVGPFMALVGDMSRLEGDSIWAEIYRASGASSPSDFIFWFGVGVLLLLSITTLISIVTTWQLEMFGHRVGAEISSRLFKHYMYQPWLFHANGSSSQLSKQIAQECQRITVSVITPLMNMNAKAVMASLMATALFIYDPLVATVGLLIFTIAYLLLYRTVRRRLINNGTTVSETQALRFKLMAEGFGGIKDALLLGRQRVFTERFEKVSQRFANAQGATLAMSQVPRFAMELVAFGAVIFLVLYLLAAHQGNLGTILPVLSVYALAGFKLLPAFQQIYSSVSRVRGNLAAFESMRDDLHASVVSSVDQERADPKKADRWVPRQSIEFRDVHFTYPGKQASAVDGLTLKITANQVIGLVGASGSGKSTAIDLLLGLIDPSSGQVLIDGEPLTTMNKRAWQNSLGLVPQSIFLSDTSIRENIAFGLPPSAINDVRVRRAANLANLDELISELPEGLETDVGERGVQLSGGQRQRIGIARALYHDADVLVLDEATSALDGITEQLVMDAIHEFSGTKTIVIIAHRLATVKQCDCIYLIKDGRVLDQGRFEDLVIRNDTFKRMAERA; translated from the coding sequence ATGTTTAATAGTATAAAAGAGCTGTATTCCCTGTTGAACAAAGATCAGAGAAATAAACTCCTTGTCATGCAGATTATGGTGGTTTGTATGTCCTTCTCTGAGCTGGCAGGTGTCATTTCTGTTGGGCCTTTTATGGCCTTGGTTGGTGACATGAGCAGGCTCGAAGGTGACTCCATATGGGCTGAAATCTACCGTGCCAGCGGGGCTTCTTCCCCTTCTGACTTTATCTTCTGGTTTGGTGTTGGTGTATTGTTACTTCTCAGTATTACTACTCTGATATCGATAGTTACCACCTGGCAACTCGAAATGTTCGGTCATCGTGTAGGGGCGGAAATTTCGAGCCGTTTGTTTAAGCATTACATGTACCAGCCTTGGCTATTTCACGCCAATGGCAGTAGCAGTCAATTGTCCAAACAAATTGCTCAGGAGTGTCAGCGTATTACGGTATCTGTAATAACTCCTTTGATGAACATGAATGCCAAAGCTGTTATGGCAAGCCTGATGGCGACGGCACTGTTCATTTACGATCCGCTAGTAGCGACAGTCGGCTTGCTAATCTTTACGATCGCATATCTTCTGCTTTACCGTACAGTGCGCCGTCGGTTGATCAACAATGGAACGACAGTTTCGGAAACTCAGGCTCTACGATTCAAGTTGATGGCAGAGGGTTTTGGAGGCATCAAGGATGCACTCTTGCTGGGGCGGCAGCGCGTCTTTACTGAACGTTTCGAAAAAGTGAGCCAGCGTTTTGCCAATGCGCAGGGAGCTACCTTGGCGATGAGCCAGGTACCGCGCTTTGCGATGGAGTTGGTCGCCTTCGGTGCGGTGATATTCCTCGTGCTTTACCTTTTGGCTGCTCATCAAGGCAACTTGGGCACCATCCTGCCGGTACTTTCCGTGTATGCGCTGGCTGGCTTCAAACTTCTTCCGGCCTTTCAGCAGATCTACTCCAGTGTTTCGCGGGTGCGCGGTAACCTTGCCGCATTCGAGTCAATGCGTGATGACCTTCACGCCAGTGTGGTCAGCAGTGTTGATCAGGAGCGCGCGGATCCCAAGAAAGCTGACCGCTGGGTGCCTCGGCAGTCTATAGAATTTCGCGACGTCCATTTTACATATCCGGGTAAGCAAGCGTCTGCCGTAGATGGGCTGACACTGAAGATCACGGCGAATCAAGTCATTGGTCTTGTCGGAGCCTCGGGTTCTGGGAAGTCGACTGCCATCGATCTGCTTCTAGGGTTGATCGACCCCTCAAGTGGCCAGGTACTGATCGATGGTGAGCCCCTGACCACGATGAACAAACGTGCATGGCAGAACAGTCTGGGCCTGGTGCCTCAAAGCATTTTTCTCTCCGATACAAGCATTCGCGAGAATATTGCTTTTGGGCTTCCGCCATCTGCAATCAATGATGTACGCGTGAGACGTGCGGCAAATTTGGCTAATCTCGATGAACTGATATCGGAGCTACCCGAGGGGCTGGAAACTGATGTGGGTGAACGTGGTGTCCAGCTTTCTGGTGGGCAGCGTCAGCGGATCGGTATCGCCCGTGCCTTGTATCATGATGCCGACGTACTGGTGTTGGATGAAGCAACCAGTGCCTTGGATGGTATCACGGAGCAGCTGGTTATGGACGCCATTCATGAGTTTTCGGGCACCAAGACGATCGTCATTATTGCTCATCGCCTCGCTACCGTGAAGCAGTGCGACTGTATCTATCTGATTAAGGATGGAAGAGTTCTTGATCAGGGGCGATTTGAGGACCTGGTAATTCGTAACGATACCTTCAAGCGGATGGCGGAACGGGCCTGA
- a CDS encoding asparagine synthetase B family protein yields the protein MCGIFFCKVLDEAGCGPANLDELFSSALEKMRYRGQDNVAIRKINGLHFGHSRLAINGLNPESNQPVVTDDYALIFNGEYYNYKEDYAHKGSDTLALFDHLLENPDAHSFVNGPYAYAWYDIKNDKVVFRRDVFGEKPLYYYKDETVVLVSSTLKSILFFVKGIGGRVLLNIDALRCDYVLNGFIREPETVWKGIYEIPPNHSLFLNGVDILLKKESFFCSADSRSSVAEKYLKYSLITRDVDAALLLSSGVDSSYLLVKSIESGAGLSLVTYGGCDGSGEVSEVENNLSFIDLNEAGCKFSALQKVGEGRPDCISEEIAFYAGIMEQPTSDGLQVHRILQHLKSEFPHLKVVYSGLGGDEIFGGYPSFNNYQLINILASIPKSFLLVPKMRRFLEGREMLGEWGVMAYYFLYRADSCFVKKEHEDTLRESYRRFKEGIYESVPSGLFERYKDCSSMQLKLLETFDYCKNQLLRDMDNISMHHGVEARAPLLNPHLIMQAVDNKKGLKEYVQARTKISFGKKKGFSILDHDCLEKYKKSLSRNREVLNAVFGEKVCNVNYLLDIGAMRKFSFIAEWLKVNVAVCEVDGETLVAR from the coding sequence ATGTGCGGCATCTTTTTTTGCAAAGTCCTTGATGAGGCGGGGTGCGGCCCTGCCAACCTGGATGAGTTGTTTTCCAGTGCTCTTGAAAAAATGAGGTACCGCGGGCAAGATAACGTAGCTATAAGAAAAATAAATGGGCTTCACTTTGGTCATTCTCGCCTGGCGATAAATGGTTTGAATCCGGAGTCCAATCAGCCTGTGGTAACTGATGACTACGCTCTTATATTTAATGGCGAATATTATAATTATAAAGAAGATTATGCCCACAAGGGTTCAGATACTCTGGCGCTATTCGATCATTTGCTGGAAAATCCGGATGCCCACTCTTTCGTGAATGGTCCATATGCCTATGCGTGGTACGATATAAAAAACGACAAAGTTGTATTTCGCAGAGATGTTTTTGGCGAAAAGCCACTTTATTACTATAAAGATGAGACGGTTGTTTTAGTATCATCCACTCTTAAATCTATTTTGTTTTTTGTCAAAGGTATCGGTGGTAGGGTGCTGCTGAATATTGATGCTTTACGCTGTGACTATGTGTTGAATGGTTTTATCAGGGAGCCTGAAACTGTTTGGAAAGGTATATATGAAATACCTCCTAACCATTCACTTTTTTTAAATGGAGTTGATATTTTATTGAAGAAGGAAAGTTTCTTTTGTTCAGCCGATTCGCGATCTTCAGTCGCTGAAAAATATTTGAAATATTCGTTAATAACTCGGGATGTTGATGCTGCGTTATTGCTAAGTTCAGGAGTGGACTCTAGTTATCTTCTGGTAAAGTCGATTGAATCGGGCGCCGGATTGTCATTGGTAACTTATGGAGGGTGTGATGGAAGCGGGGAAGTTAGTGAAGTTGAGAATAACCTATCTTTTATAGACTTAAACGAAGCTGGTTGTAAATTCTCCGCACTCCAGAAAGTGGGTGAAGGTCGTCCAGACTGTATCAGCGAAGAAATCGCGTTTTATGCAGGAATTATGGAGCAACCCACTTCCGATGGTCTCCAGGTTCACAGGATTCTGCAGCATTTGAAAAGTGAGTTTCCCCACCTGAAGGTTGTATATTCTGGTTTAGGCGGTGACGAAATATTCGGAGGCTATCCTTCTTTTAACAATTATCAGCTGATAAATATATTAGCTAGTATTCCCAAGTCATTTCTCCTTGTTCCAAAGATGAGAAGGTTTTTAGAGGGAAGAGAAATGCTGGGTGAGTGGGGAGTCATGGCATACTATTTTCTCTACAGGGCTGATTCCTGTTTCGTAAAAAAAGAGCACGAGGACACATTGAGAGAGTCTTATAGACGATTTAAGGAAGGCATTTACGAGTCTGTGCCATCAGGGCTTTTTGAGCGATACAAGGACTGCTCTAGCATGCAGTTAAAGTTGCTTGAGACGTTTGATTACTGCAAGAACCAGTTGCTGAGAGATATGGATAATATCTCAATGCATCATGGCGTTGAAGCAAGAGCCCCTCTCCTTAATCCGCACCTGATCATGCAGGCTGTAGACAATAAAAAGGGTCTGAAAGAATACGTGCAAGCTAGGACGAAAATATCTTTTGGAAAGAAAAAAGGGTTTTCTATTTTAGATCATGATTGTTTAGAGAAATATAAAAAATCTTTGAGTCGCAACCGGGAGGTGCTTAATGCAGTCTTTGGGGAAAAAGTCTGCAATGTAAATTATCTTCTGGATATTGGTGCAATGAGAAAATTCTCCTTTATCGCTGAGTGGTTGAAGGTGAATGTTGCAGTTTGTGAGGTTGATGGGGAAACGTTAGTTGCAAGATAA
- a CDS encoding glycosyltransferase family 2 protein — MDDVRTPLVSIYMTVRNGFPFLPKSIESIKKQTYLNWEAVIVDDGSSDDSVKYLREVEKQDSRFRIIATEGVGRGKALNMAIANARGVYVANLDADDLSHPQRIEVQVDILLNNKCLFLCSETSFFHDDASVDWFSFNYPFNSQVYDVSMGLMKRNPVSHISVICDRCSIMEVGGYNENRKSQLDYELWFRLVKHGVRLQKTGYSLVSKRIHTGQSFENKRRLYYLLSSTLLQNAIITEMKGGVKYRAYPAFRFFYGLLPQKLRVRIRQ, encoded by the coding sequence ATGGATGATGTTCGCACCCCTCTTGTAAGTATTTATATGACGGTAAGGAATGGTTTTCCATTTCTTCCTAAATCCATCGAAAGTATTAAAAAGCAAACATATTTAAACTGGGAAGCTGTGATCGTTGATGATGGCTCAAGCGATGACTCTGTGAAATATTTGCGTGAAGTTGAGAAGCAGGATTCACGCTTCAGGATTATTGCGACAGAGGGGGTTGGCCGTGGCAAAGCATTAAACATGGCAATTGCAAATGCTCGCGGCGTATATGTTGCCAACTTGGATGCAGATGACTTGTCACATCCTCAGCGTATAGAGGTGCAAGTTGATATTTTGTTAAATAATAAATGTCTTTTTTTGTGTAGTGAGACCAGCTTTTTTCATGATGATGCCAGTGTCGATTGGTTTTCTTTCAATTATCCATTTAACAGCCAAGTTTATGATGTTTCGATGGGGTTGATGAAAAGAAACCCAGTTAGTCACATAAGTGTTATTTGTGATCGTTGTAGTATTATGGAGGTTGGGGGATATAACGAAAACAGGAAATCACAGCTTGACTATGAGCTATGGTTCAGGCTTGTTAAGCATGGTGTTAGGCTCCAGAAAACGGGATACTCTCTTGTCTCTAAGAGGATACATACAGGGCAATCATTCGAGAACAAGAGACGATTATATTACCTTTTGTCCAGCACCCTACTTCAGAATGCAATAATTACTGAAATGAAGGGCGGTGTTAAATATCGTGCTTACCCCGCTTTTAGGTTTTTTTATGGTTTATTGCCTCAAAAACTCCGTGTGCGTATTAGACAGTGA